One window of the Burkholderia ubonensis subsp. mesacidophila genome contains the following:
- a CDS encoding DUF2827 domain-containing protein — protein sequence MSDTQARQAPGEGKRLVVGVSLYVRGAGQSLWENGIFQNCLLLILLLRQSPLVAEAVMVNGGEQIADPQMMLGEWNVPLLSMDDALQRCDVLIEMSAQFNADYLRAFRERGGKVVTMRVGNDYVIDIERAMFNKPSGFLFSGAPYDSVWTIPEFERSCLHYYQTGLRAPVTIVPHIWHPMLFDKARATLGAGLSFGYQPGKPRWRVTMFEPNICMVKTSIIPMLVTEEAYRAQPDFLEIVRVCNTLHLKDHTTFVHFAKSLDIVNHGITTFESRYAVYEFMAAFGDAVVSHTWENAQNYLYYELLYGDYPLIHNSPFLGDAGYFYPDFDCQAGGRALLKAFAEHDANLDAYRERSKRVLDSVSIYNPDNVAAYSDALAALYRDA from the coding sequence ATGTCGGACACCCAGGCCCGTCAAGCGCCCGGCGAGGGCAAGCGTCTCGTCGTCGGCGTCTCGCTGTATGTGCGCGGCGCTGGCCAGTCGCTGTGGGAAAACGGCATCTTCCAGAACTGCCTGCTGCTGATCCTGCTGCTGCGGCAGTCGCCGCTCGTCGCGGAAGCGGTGATGGTGAACGGCGGCGAGCAAATCGCCGATCCGCAGATGATGCTCGGCGAATGGAACGTGCCGCTGCTGTCGATGGACGACGCGCTGCAGCGCTGCGACGTGCTGATCGAGATGAGCGCGCAGTTCAACGCCGATTACCTGCGCGCGTTCCGCGAGCGCGGCGGCAAGGTGGTGACGATGCGGGTCGGCAACGACTACGTGATCGACATCGAGCGCGCGATGTTCAACAAGCCGTCGGGCTTCCTGTTCTCCGGCGCGCCGTACGACAGCGTGTGGACGATTCCCGAATTCGAGCGCTCGTGCCTGCACTATTACCAGACGGGCCTGCGCGCGCCGGTGACGATCGTGCCGCACATCTGGCATCCAATGCTGTTCGACAAGGCGCGCGCGACGCTCGGGGCCGGCCTCTCGTTCGGCTACCAGCCCGGCAAGCCGCGCTGGCGCGTGACGATGTTCGAGCCGAACATCTGCATGGTGAAGACGAGCATCATCCCGATGCTGGTGACCGAGGAAGCGTATCGCGCGCAGCCGGATTTCCTCGAGATCGTGCGCGTGTGCAACACGCTGCACCTGAAGGACCACACGACGTTCGTCCACTTCGCGAAAAGCCTCGACATCGTCAATCACGGCATCACGACGTTCGAGAGCCGCTATGCGGTGTACGAGTTCATGGCGGCGTTCGGCGACGCGGTGGTGTCGCACACGTGGGAGAACGCGCAGAACTACCTGTACTACGAACTGCTGTACGGCGACTATCCGCTGATCCACAACTCGCCGTTCCTCGGCGACGCCGGGTATTTCTATCCGGACTTCGACTGCCAGGCCGGCGGCCGCGCGCTGCTGAAGGCGTTTGCCGAGCACGATGCGAATCTCGACGCGTATCGTGAACGGTCGAAGCGCGTGCTCGACTCGGTCAGCATCTACAACCCGGACAACGTCGCCGCGTATTCGGACGCGCTCGCGGCGCTCTATCGCGACGCGTGA
- a CDS encoding DUF2827 family protein, translated as MKINVAITINVQRDAAQSIWYNGANQHCVYLYMLLKQSPLVGDVWLAHDDGVADYPEALMMGELRDALRPLSAIVHQTDLLVEMNAFIHPSHADAVRQRGGKCVSYRFGNDYVIAVETINFGKNDWRPNPHRVQFDEIWTNPQHAHTCAAYFQAVYRAPVFVLPHIWSPYFIERSLDADPELKARFGYRNHGPAKRIAFFEPNLNVVKSAVVPMLAANACYVAHPELVEHVYMTNTFDKKENVAFKHLALGLEMVRDGKATADVRAPFVAWAAHHTDIVVSHHWENGLNYLLYDALYGNYPLVHNSPFLRDVGYYYADFDIFDAARAIATAAQTHDARLDEYARAARQYLAGVDALAEPNVRAHSERILQLFGDRAIG; from the coding sequence ATGAAGATCAACGTCGCGATAACGATCAACGTGCAGCGCGATGCGGCGCAGTCGATCTGGTACAACGGCGCGAACCAGCACTGCGTGTACCTGTACATGCTGCTGAAGCAGTCGCCGCTCGTCGGCGACGTGTGGCTCGCGCACGACGACGGCGTCGCCGACTATCCGGAAGCGCTGATGATGGGCGAATTACGCGACGCGCTGCGGCCGCTGTCGGCGATCGTCCACCAGACCGACCTGCTGGTCGAGATGAACGCGTTCATTCATCCGAGTCACGCGGACGCGGTCCGGCAGCGCGGCGGCAAGTGCGTGTCGTACCGCTTCGGGAACGACTACGTGATCGCGGTCGAGACGATCAACTTCGGGAAGAACGACTGGCGGCCCAACCCGCATCGCGTCCAGTTCGACGAGATCTGGACCAACCCGCAGCATGCGCACACCTGCGCGGCCTATTTCCAGGCGGTCTACCGCGCGCCGGTGTTCGTGCTGCCGCACATCTGGTCGCCGTACTTCATCGAGCGGAGCCTCGACGCCGATCCCGAGCTGAAGGCGCGCTTCGGCTACCGGAATCACGGTCCGGCCAAGCGCATCGCGTTCTTCGAGCCGAACCTCAACGTCGTCAAGAGCGCGGTCGTGCCGATGCTCGCGGCGAACGCGTGCTACGTCGCCCATCCGGAGCTGGTCGAGCACGTCTACATGACCAACACGTTCGACAAGAAGGAAAACGTCGCCTTCAAGCATCTCGCGCTCGGGCTCGAGATGGTCCGCGACGGCAAGGCGACCGCGGACGTGCGCGCGCCGTTCGTCGCGTGGGCCGCGCATCACACCGACATCGTCGTGTCGCACCATTGGGAAAACGGCCTGAACTACCTGCTGTACGACGCGCTGTACGGCAACTACCCGCTGGTGCACAACTCGCCGTTCCTGCGCGATGTCGGCTACTACTACGCGGACTTCGACATCTTCGACGCGGCGCGGGCAATCGCCACCGCCGCGCAGACCCACGATGCGCGGCTCGACGAGTACGCGCGGGCGGCCCGGCAGTACCTGGCCGGCGTCGATGCGCTCGCGGAGCCCAATGTCCGCGCGCATTCGGAGCGGATTCTCCAACTGTTCGGCGACCGCGCGATCGGCTGA
- a CDS encoding EAL domain-containing protein: MYAVDARLEAQMHNNHDDAGQLFDPTATHPDPVAVCRFIERRLAFAREPVCRTDLSGGVLYHECLARLARGQRDLLRPVAFLPRLVSMGLMCWFDQLVVGRTIDSLRADAKAVYGCNVSASSATEDAQWQAIFDRLHAEPAVAQRLVLEITETAPLDPVSGRPFVQQVRQTGCRIAIDDFGAGYSAQNHLVVGQPDIVKLDRSMLSMIRNNAVGRYQVRRLVALAHETAGQVVVEGVETELDRQMVIDAGVRWAQGDHFSRRSDVAR, translated from the coding sequence ATGTATGCGGTCGACGCTCGCCTTGAGGCGCAGATGCACAACAATCATGACGACGCCGGCCAGCTGTTCGATCCGACCGCCACGCATCCCGACCCCGTCGCGGTATGCCGCTTCATCGAGCGTCGGCTCGCGTTTGCGCGCGAGCCCGTCTGCAGGACCGACCTGTCGGGCGGCGTGCTCTACCACGAATGCCTCGCCCGCCTCGCACGCGGGCAGCGCGACCTGTTGCGGCCGGTCGCGTTCCTGCCGCGTCTCGTGTCGATGGGGCTGATGTGCTGGTTCGACCAGCTCGTGGTCGGCAGGACGATCGACAGCCTGCGCGCCGATGCGAAAGCCGTCTACGGCTGCAACGTGTCGGCGTCGAGCGCGACGGAAGACGCGCAGTGGCAGGCGATCTTCGACCGGCTCCACGCCGAGCCGGCGGTCGCGCAGCGGCTGGTGCTCGAGATCACGGAAACCGCGCCGCTCGACCCGGTATCCGGCCGACCGTTCGTCCAGCAGGTGAGGCAGACCGGATGCCGGATCGCGATCGACGATTTCGGCGCGGGCTACAGCGCGCAGAACCACCTCGTGGTCGGTCAACCGGACATCGTGAAGCTGGACCGCTCGATGCTGTCGATGATCCGGAACAACGCGGTCGGCCGGTATCAGGTGCGCCGGCTGGTGGCGCTCGCGCACGAGACCGCGGGGCAGGTCGTCGTCGAAGGCGTGGAGACCGAGCTCGACCGGCAGATGGTGATCGACGCCGGCGTCCGGTGGGCGCAGGGCGATCATTTTTCCCGGCGTTCGGATGTCGCGCGATGA
- a CDS encoding DUF2827 domain-containing protein: protein MTSPVVLNGLRIGITIGLRAPDESLWINGIKQNALFLAKLLMASPHGYRVTLVNTTDVPLTDALPWDRAVYDTRAFADAKDTLDVLIELGGQIDAAQTAYLKARGAKIVSYCCGVEYINAMESMLFGRRLWDSLFINRGFDEVWAIPQIAPSSLPFLQSLRRCPGRVVPFVWDPMFLAERASTLPGHGEYRPSGTPAKRLTVMEPNHNVVKFCVYPLLIIDEVFRREPDAIAFTHVTNADRLARESQEFVMLMNHLEVVRAGKASFVGRFDTPAFLSELTDVVVSHQWENPLNYFYFDVCWQGYPLVHNASLAPDLGYYYPDNDVQQGADALLRALRTHDDDWEGYALRQREILRRYTCANPALVAEYDALLAQLIGATAA from the coding sequence ATGACGTCACCTGTTGTCCTGAACGGCCTGCGCATCGGCATCACGATCGGCCTGCGCGCCCCCGACGAAAGCCTGTGGATCAACGGCATCAAGCAGAACGCGCTGTTTCTCGCGAAGCTGCTGATGGCGTCGCCGCACGGCTACCGCGTGACGCTCGTCAACACCACCGACGTGCCGCTGACCGACGCGCTGCCGTGGGATCGCGCGGTGTACGACACGCGCGCGTTCGCGGACGCAAAGGACACGCTCGACGTGCTGATCGAGCTCGGCGGGCAGATCGACGCCGCGCAGACCGCGTACCTGAAGGCGCGCGGCGCGAAGATCGTCAGCTACTGCTGCGGCGTCGAGTACATCAACGCGATGGAATCGATGCTGTTCGGCCGCCGGCTGTGGGATTCGCTGTTCATCAACCGGGGCTTCGACGAGGTGTGGGCGATCCCGCAGATCGCGCCGTCGTCGCTGCCGTTCCTGCAGTCGCTGCGCCGCTGCCCGGGGCGCGTGGTGCCGTTCGTCTGGGATCCGATGTTCCTGGCCGAGCGTGCCAGCACGCTGCCCGGGCATGGCGAATACCGGCCGAGCGGCACGCCCGCGAAGCGGCTCACGGTAATGGAGCCGAACCACAACGTCGTGAAGTTCTGCGTGTATCCGCTGCTGATCATCGACGAGGTGTTCCGCCGCGAGCCGGACGCGATCGCGTTCACGCACGTGACGAACGCGGACCGTCTCGCGCGCGAGAGCCAGGAGTTCGTGATGCTGATGAACCATCTGGAGGTCGTGCGTGCCGGCAAGGCAAGCTTCGTCGGGCGCTTCGACACGCCGGCGTTCCTGTCCGAGCTGACCGACGTCGTCGTGTCGCACCAGTGGGAGAACCCGCTCAACTACTTCTACTTCGACGTGTGCTGGCAGGGCTATCCGCTCGTGCACAACGCGAGCCTCGCACCCGATCTCGGCTACTACTATCCGGACAACGACGTGCAGCAGGGCGCGGACGCGCTGCTGCGTGCGCTGCGCACGCACGACGACGACTGGGAAGGGTACGCATTGCGCCAGCGCGAGATCCTGCGGCGCTATACCTGCGCGAACCCGGCGCTCGTTGCCGAGTACGACGCGCTGCTTGCGCAATTGATCGGCGCGACGGCGGCATAG
- a CDS encoding acetyl-CoA carboxylase biotin carboxylase subunit, whose translation MFDKILIANRGEIACRVAATCKRLGIASVAVYSDADAHAKHVAACDEAVHIGGAAVADSYLRIERIIEAARATGAQAIHPGYGFLSENEDFAHACEKAGLVFIGPPVDAIAAMGSKAAAKALMHVAAVPLVPGYHGDAQDTALLHREADAIGYPVLLKASAGGGGKGMRVVERSDDFPAALASCQREAASSFGNDRVLIEKYLTRPRHVEVQVFGDTHGNTVYLFDRDCSVQRRHQKVLEEAPAPGLADDVRRAMGEAAVAAARAVGYVGAGTVEFIMTGDAFYFMEMNTRLQVEHPVTEMVTGLDLVEWQLRVAAGEPLPLQQAQLHVSGHAIEARLYAENPARGFLPSTGTLKHLRLAEGVEFATGAPVRVDSGVREGDAITPFYDPMIAKLIVHGADREEALGRMMRALRECEVVGLHTNAAFLQRIVACEPFATADLDTGLIERNHDTLFAPQQPPRAALALACAALRARERDALADRGSPWAALSNWRLNAGYRRTLEWRAIDRETDLTVTVDDDAAGKRLAIGDAPAQPFAWTRGASPLDFDVTLDGVRSSGRVYADGDTFHVFTQGASESFEWRNLLAHAGDAEHGGGRLTAPMPGKVIAVLVEAGQAVEPGTPLIVMEAMKMEHTIGAPSAGVVAEVLYGVGDQVADGAQLLVMSEDAS comes from the coding sequence ATGTTCGACAAGATTCTGATCGCCAACCGCGGCGAAATCGCCTGCCGGGTCGCCGCGACGTGCAAGCGTCTCGGCATCGCGAGCGTCGCCGTCTATTCCGACGCGGATGCGCACGCGAAGCACGTCGCCGCGTGCGACGAGGCCGTGCATATCGGCGGCGCGGCGGTCGCCGACAGCTACCTGCGCATCGAGCGCATCATCGAAGCCGCGCGCGCGACCGGCGCGCAGGCGATCCATCCCGGCTACGGGTTCCTGTCCGAGAACGAGGACTTCGCGCATGCGTGCGAAAAGGCCGGCCTCGTGTTCATCGGGCCGCCGGTCGACGCGATCGCCGCGATGGGCTCGAAGGCCGCCGCGAAGGCGCTGATGCACGTGGCCGCGGTGCCGCTCGTGCCCGGCTATCACGGCGACGCGCAGGATACGGCGCTGCTGCATCGCGAGGCCGATGCGATCGGCTACCCGGTGCTGCTGAAGGCGAGCGCGGGCGGCGGCGGCAAGGGGATGCGCGTCGTCGAGCGCTCCGACGATTTCCCGGCGGCGCTCGCGTCGTGCCAGCGCGAGGCGGCGAGCAGCTTCGGCAACGACCGCGTGCTGATCGAGAAGTACCTGACGCGCCCGCGCCACGTCGAAGTGCAGGTGTTCGGCGACACGCACGGCAATACGGTCTACCTGTTCGACCGCGACTGTTCGGTGCAGCGCCGTCACCAGAAGGTGCTCGAGGAAGCGCCGGCGCCGGGCCTGGCCGACGACGTGCGCCGCGCGATGGGCGAGGCGGCGGTCGCGGCCGCGCGCGCGGTCGGCTATGTCGGCGCGGGCACCGTCGAATTCATCATGACGGGCGACGCGTTCTACTTCATGGAGATGAACACGCGCCTGCAGGTCGAGCATCCGGTCACCGAGATGGTGACGGGCCTCGATCTCGTCGAGTGGCAACTGCGCGTCGCGGCGGGCGAACCGCTGCCTTTGCAGCAGGCGCAACTGCACGTGAGCGGGCACGCGATCGAGGCGCGCCTTTACGCGGAGAACCCCGCGCGCGGCTTCCTGCCGTCGACCGGCACGCTGAAGCACCTGCGCTTGGCCGAAGGCGTCGAGTTCGCGACCGGCGCGCCGGTGCGCGTCGACAGCGGCGTGCGCGAGGGCGATGCGATCACGCCGTTCTACGATCCGATGATCGCGAAGCTGATCGTGCACGGCGCGGACCGCGAGGAAGCGCTCGGCCGGATGATGCGCGCGCTGCGCGAATGCGAGGTGGTCGGTCTCCATACGAATGCCGCGTTCCTGCAGCGGATCGTCGCGTGCGAGCCGTTCGCGACGGCCGATCTCGACACCGGCCTGATCGAGCGCAACCACGACACGCTGTTCGCGCCGCAACAGCCGCCGCGCGCGGCGCTCGCGCTCGCCTGCGCGGCGCTGCGCGCGCGTGAGCGCGATGCGCTCGCGGACCGCGGCTCGCCGTGGGCGGCGCTGTCGAACTGGCGCCTGAATGCCGGCTACCGCCGCACGCTCGAATGGCGTGCGATCGATCGCGAGACGGACCTCACCGTGACCGTCGACGACGACGCGGCCGGCAAGCGGCTCGCGATCGGCGACGCGCCGGCGCAGCCGTTCGCGTGGACGCGCGGCGCGAGCCCGCTCGACTTCGACGTGACGCTCGACGGCGTGCGCAGCAGCGGCCGCGTGTATGCGGACGGCGACACGTTCCACGTGTTCACGCAGGGCGCGTCCGAATCGTTCGAATGGCGCAACCTGCTCGCGCACGCGGGCGACGCCGAGCACGGCGGCGGGCGCCTGACCGCGCCGATGCCGGGCAAGGTGATCGCGGTGCTGGTCGAGGCCGGACAGGCGGTCGAGCCGGGCACGCCGCTGATCGTGATGGAAGCGATGAAGATGGAGCACACGATCGGCGCGCCGAGCGCGGGCGTCGTCGCGGAAGTGCTGTACGGCGTCGGCGATCAGGTCGCCGACGGCGCGCAACTGCTCGTGATGAGCGAGGACGCTTCATGA
- a CDS encoding enoyl-CoA hydratase/isomerase family protein, whose translation MRYETIKVSEANRVATVTLARPDVRNAFNETMIAELTTAFEWLDAHAGVRAVVLAAEGPAFCAGADLNWMKKMAGYSDDENRADARKLARMLEAIHRCGKPVIARVHGDAYAGGVGLVAAADIAIVADGAKFCLSEARLGLIPATIAPYVVRAMGERAARRYFTTAEVFDSARAAALGFVHETVPGDALDETVEKLAATLVANGPDAVRACKRLVADVAGRPLDAALIEQTAEWIARTRAGAEAREGIAAFLEKRTPSWRT comes from the coding sequence ATGCGATACGAAACCATCAAGGTATCCGAAGCAAACCGCGTCGCCACCGTCACGCTGGCGCGCCCCGACGTGCGCAACGCGTTCAACGAGACGATGATCGCCGAGCTGACGACCGCGTTCGAATGGCTCGACGCGCACGCGGGCGTGCGCGCGGTGGTGCTCGCGGCGGAAGGCCCCGCGTTCTGCGCGGGCGCGGACCTGAACTGGATGAAGAAGATGGCCGGCTACTCGGACGACGAGAACCGTGCCGACGCGCGCAAGCTCGCGCGGATGCTCGAGGCGATCCACCGCTGCGGCAAGCCGGTGATCGCGCGCGTGCATGGCGATGCGTATGCGGGCGGCGTCGGTCTCGTGGCCGCTGCCGACATCGCGATCGTGGCGGACGGCGCGAAGTTCTGCCTGTCCGAAGCGCGGCTCGGGCTGATCCCGGCGACGATCGCGCCGTATGTGGTGCGCGCGATGGGCGAGCGCGCGGCGCGGCGCTATTTCACGACGGCGGAAGTGTTCGACAGCGCGCGCGCGGCGGCGCTCGGCTTCGTGCACGAAACGGTGCCGGGCGATGCGCTCGACGAGACGGTCGAGAAGCTCGCGGCGACGCTGGTCGCGAACGGGCCCGATGCGGTGCGCGCGTGCAAGCGGCTCGTGGCCGACGTCGCGGGCCGTCCGCTCGACGCGGCGCTGATCGAGCAGACCGCCGAGTGGATCGCGCGGACCCGCGCGGGCGCGGAAGCGCGCGAGGGCATCGCCGCGTTCCTGGAGAAGCGCACGCCGTCATGGCGGACCTGA
- a CDS encoding carboxyl transferase domain-containing protein, giving the protein MPIIESKLNPRSEEFRANTAALEAVVADLRAKIEQLSQGGGPAARDKHLSRGKLLPRDRIAQLLDPGTPFLELSQLAANGMYNDDAPGAGIITGIGRIAGRECVIVCNDATVKGGTYYPVTVKKHVRAQEIAAENRLPCVYLVDSGGANLPNQDDVFPDRDHFGRIFYNQATMSAAGIAQIAVVMGSCTAGGAYVPAMSDESIIVKNQGTIFLGGPPLVKAATGEEVSAEDLGGGDVHTRLSGVADHLAQNDAHALSIARNIVDHLAPKIASPVTLREPKPPRYDARSLYGVIPVDTRKPFDVREVIARIVDDSEFDEFKARYGTTLVTGFAHIWGHPVGIVANNGILFSESAVKGAHFIELCCQRKIPLVFLQNITGFMVGRKYENEGIARHGAKMVTAVSNAKVPKFTVIIGGSFGAGNYGMCGRAFGPRFMWMWPNARISVMGGEQAASVLATVRRDGIEAKGGAWSTEDEEAFKQPIRDQYERQGHPYYASARLWDDGVIDPAQTRDVLGLGLAASMNAPIDETRFGVFRM; this is encoded by the coding sequence ATGCCGATCATCGAATCCAAGCTGAACCCGCGCTCGGAAGAATTCCGCGCGAATACCGCGGCGCTCGAGGCGGTCGTCGCCGACCTGCGCGCGAAGATCGAACAGCTTTCGCAGGGCGGCGGCCCTGCCGCGCGCGACAAGCACCTGTCGCGAGGCAAGCTGCTGCCGCGCGATCGCATCGCGCAGCTGCTCGATCCTGGCACGCCGTTCCTCGAGCTGTCGCAGCTCGCGGCGAACGGCATGTACAACGATGACGCGCCGGGCGCGGGGATCATCACCGGCATCGGCCGGATCGCGGGCCGCGAGTGCGTGATCGTCTGCAACGACGCGACGGTCAAGGGCGGCACCTACTACCCGGTCACCGTGAAGAAGCACGTGCGCGCGCAGGAGATCGCCGCGGAAAACCGCCTGCCGTGCGTGTATCTCGTCGATTCGGGCGGCGCGAACCTGCCGAACCAGGACGACGTGTTCCCCGACCGCGACCACTTCGGCCGCATCTTCTACAACCAGGCGACGATGTCGGCGGCGGGCATCGCGCAGATCGCGGTCGTGATGGGCTCGTGCACGGCCGGCGGCGCGTACGTGCCGGCGATGAGCGACGAGTCGATCATCGTGAAGAACCAGGGGACGATTTTCCTCGGCGGCCCGCCGCTCGTGAAGGCGGCCACCGGCGAGGAGGTGAGCGCCGAGGATCTCGGCGGCGGCGACGTGCACACGCGCCTGTCGGGCGTCGCGGACCATCTCGCGCAGAACGACGCGCATGCGCTGTCGATCGCGCGCAATATCGTCGATCACCTCGCGCCGAAGATCGCGTCGCCGGTGACGCTGCGCGAGCCGAAGCCGCCGCGCTACGACGCGCGGAGCCTGTACGGCGTGATTCCCGTCGACACGCGCAAGCCGTTCGACGTGCGCGAGGTGATCGCGCGCATCGTCGACGATTCCGAGTTCGACGAGTTCAAGGCGCGCTACGGCACGACGCTCGTCACGGGCTTCGCGCACATCTGGGGCCATCCGGTCGGGATCGTCGCGAACAACGGCATCCTGTTTTCCGAATCGGCGGTGAAGGGCGCGCATTTCATCGAGCTGTGCTGCCAGCGCAAGATCCCGCTCGTGTTCCTGCAGAACATCACGGGTTTCATGGTCGGCCGCAAGTACGAGAACGAAGGGATCGCGCGGCATGGCGCGAAGATGGTGACGGCCGTGTCGAACGCGAAGGTGCCGAAGTTCACGGTGATCATCGGCGGCTCGTTCGGCGCGGGCAACTACGGGATGTGCGGCCGTGCGTTCGGCCCGCGTTTCATGTGGATGTGGCCGAACGCGCGGATCTCGGTGATGGGCGGCGAGCAGGCCGCGTCGGTGCTCGCGACGGTGCGCCGCGACGGCATCGAGGCGAAGGGCGGCGCGTGGTCGACCGAGGACGAAGAGGCGTTCAAGCAGCCGATTCGCGACCAGTACGAGCGCCAGGGGCATCCGTACTACGCGAGCGCGCGGCTGTGGGACGACGGCGTGATCGACCCCGCGCAGACGCGCGACGTGCTGGGCCTGGGCCTCGCCGCGTCGATGAACGCGCCGATCGACGAGACGCGCTTCGGCGTGTTCCGGATGTAA
- a CDS encoding isovaleryl-CoA dehydrogenase, with the protein MINLPGVQFMLGEDIEMLRDAVANFAAKEIAPRAAEVDRTDQFPMDLWKKFGDLGVLGMTVSEEYGGANMGYVAHMVAMEEISRASASIGLSYGAHSNLCVNQIHRNGTEAQKQKYLPKLVSGEHIGALAMSEPNAGSDVVSMKLRADKRGDRYVLNGTKMWITNGPDCDTLVVYAKTDLDAGPRGITAFIVEKGMKGFSVAQKLDKLGMRGSHTGELVFQDVEVPEENILGQLNGGVKVLMSGLDYERAVLSGGPTGIMAACLDAVVPYIHDRKQFGQAIGEFQLIQGKVADMYTTFQACRAYLYAVGRHLDSAGSDHIRQVRKDCAGVILYTAEKATWMAGEAIQILGGNGYINEYPVGRLWRDAKLYEIGAGTSEIRRMLIGRELFAETL; encoded by the coding sequence ATGATCAACTTGCCCGGCGTGCAATTCATGCTCGGTGAAGACATCGAGATGCTGCGCGACGCCGTCGCGAATTTCGCGGCGAAGGAAATCGCGCCGCGCGCGGCGGAAGTCGATCGCACCGACCAGTTCCCGATGGATCTGTGGAAGAAGTTCGGCGACCTGGGCGTGCTCGGGATGACCGTCTCGGAAGAATACGGCGGCGCGAACATGGGCTACGTCGCGCACATGGTCGCGATGGAGGAAATCTCGCGCGCGTCCGCGTCGATCGGCCTGTCGTACGGCGCGCACTCGAACCTGTGCGTGAACCAGATCCACCGCAACGGCACCGAAGCGCAGAAGCAGAAATACCTGCCGAAGCTCGTGTCGGGCGAGCACATCGGCGCGCTCGCGATGAGCGAGCCGAACGCCGGCTCCGACGTCGTCAGCATGAAGCTGCGCGCGGACAAGCGCGGCGACCGCTACGTGCTGAACGGCACGAAGATGTGGATCACCAACGGTCCCGACTGCGACACGCTCGTCGTCTACGCGAAGACGGACCTCGACGCGGGCCCGCGCGGCATCACCGCGTTCATCGTCGAGAAGGGGATGAAGGGCTTCTCGGTCGCGCAGAAGCTCGACAAGCTCGGGATGCGCGGCTCGCACACGGGCGAGCTGGTGTTCCAGGACGTCGAGGTGCCGGAAGAGAACATCCTCGGCCAGCTCAACGGCGGCGTGAAGGTGCTGATGAGCGGCCTCGACTACGAGCGCGCGGTGCTGTCGGGCGGCCCGACGGGCATCATGGCCGCGTGTCTCGACGCGGTCGTGCCGTACATCCACGACCGCAAGCAGTTCGGCCAGGCGATCGGCGAATTCCAGCTGATCCAGGGCAAGGTCGCCGACATGTACACGACGTTCCAGGCGTGCCGCGCCTACCTGTACGCGGTCGGCCGCCATCTCGACTCGGCGGGCAGCGACCACATTCGCCAGGTGCGCAAGGACTGCGCGGGCGTGATCCTCTACACGGCCGAGAAGGCGACGTGGATGGCGGGCGAGGCGATCCAGATCCTCGGCGGCAACGGCTACATCAACGAATACCCGGTCGGCCGCCTGTGGCGCGACGCGAAGCTCTACGAAATCGGCGCCGGCACGAGCGAGATCCGCCGGATGCTGATCGGCCGCGAGCTGTTCGCGGAAACGCTGTAA
- a CDS encoding TetR/AcrR family transcriptional regulator produces MTAVYPTDTMTDTVKAERADAPRAPAGRKSQQRVQDILRAGREVFAEKGYEHATAAEIAQRVGVSEATVFSYFRGKRELCARVIADWYDEIIAAFEQGMPQDAPVQQQFAFIVRTHLRLMLVNGTGLCALVLSEGRAKQHALSDELTALQRRYTAPLMDVLARGQAAGQVRTDMPLSLLRSMVFGPMEHVLWDAILGHRKLDTETTAAHLVDMLWAAVQPPAPEQAALVRFRNEVAEAVQRLEGNGARA; encoded by the coding sequence ATGACAGCCGTGTATCCGACCGACACCATGACCGACACCGTCAAGGCCGAACGCGCCGACGCGCCCCGCGCGCCCGCCGGCCGCAAATCGCAGCAGCGCGTGCAGGACATCCTGCGCGCCGGACGTGAAGTGTTCGCCGAAAAGGGCTACGAGCACGCGACCGCCGCCGAGATCGCGCAGCGGGTCGGCGTGTCCGAGGCGACCGTGTTCAGCTATTTCCGCGGCAAGCGCGAGCTGTGCGCGCGGGTGATCGCGGACTGGTATGACGAAATCATCGCGGCGTTCGAGCAGGGGATGCCGCAGGATGCGCCGGTGCAGCAGCAGTTCGCGTTCATCGTGCGCACCCACCTGCGGCTGATGCTCGTGAACGGCACCGGGCTGTGCGCGCTCGTGCTGTCGGAGGGGCGCGCGAAGCAGCACGCGCTGAGCGACGAGCTGACCGCGCTGCAGCGGCGCTACACGGCGCCGCTGATGGACGTGCTCGCGCGCGGGCAGGCGGCCGGCCAGGTGCGCACCGACATGCCGCTGAGCCTGCTGCGCTCGATGGTGTTCGGGCCGATGGAGCACGTGCTGTGGGACGCGATCCTCGGGCACCGGAAGCTCGATACGGAAACGACGGCCGCGCACCTGGTCGACATGCTGTGGGCGGCCGTGCAGCCGCCGGCGCCGGAACAGGCGGCGCTCGTGCGGTTCAGGAACGAGGTGGCGGAGGCCGTGCAGCGGCTGGAAGGGAACGGCGCGCGCGCGTGA